From Actinosynnema mirum DSM 43827, a single genomic window includes:
- a CDS encoding phosphoribosylanthranilate isomerase, whose amino-acid sequence MFVKLCGLRTEADVAVAVEVGADAVGFVFSESPRRVDLATATRLVAEVPGGTLSVGVFRKTPVDEVARLAGASGVGAVQLHGDYPKAAFEALRHLGVPLIRAFAPTPDSDLRVGAFGEELLLLDSPVAGSGERWDAAALRDRVDGRWLLAGGLGVDNVASAVAEARPWGVDVSSGIESERGVKDHGLMRAFTAAARLG is encoded by the coding sequence ATGTTCGTGAAGCTCTGCGGGTTGCGCACCGAGGCCGATGTCGCCGTCGCGGTGGAGGTGGGGGCCGACGCGGTCGGGTTCGTGTTCAGCGAGAGCCCCCGGCGGGTCGATCTCGCCACCGCCACCCGGTTGGTCGCGGAGGTGCCCGGCGGGACGCTGTCCGTCGGGGTGTTCCGCAAGACGCCCGTGGACGAGGTCGCGCGGCTCGCCGGGGCGAGCGGGGTCGGGGCGGTGCAGCTGCACGGGGACTACCCGAAAGCGGCGTTCGAGGCGCTCCGGCACCTCGGGGTGCCGCTGATCCGCGCGTTCGCCCCGACCCCGGACAGCGACCTGCGGGTGGGCGCGTTCGGCGAGGAGTTGCTGCTGCTCGACTCCCCCGTCGCCGGGTCCGGCGAGCGGTGGGACGCGGCGGCTCTGCGCGACCGGGTCGACGGGCGGTGGCTGCTGGCGGGCGGGCTCGGGGTCGACAACGTGGCGTCCGCCGTCGCCGAGGCGCGGCCGTGGGGGGTCGACGTCTCCAGCGGCATCGAGTCCGAGCGCGGGGTCAAGGACCACGGGCTCATGCGCGCGTTCACGGCAGCCGCGCGTCTGGGCTGA
- a CDS encoding cysteine/serine endopeptidase inhibitor, whose translation MRATRWSAAVAAALALVLPGTAEAAIPIGQPVSGNTTYYTDSGYGACGTWLNASTELLVAVSASYWTTANPNNDPLCKGISVEVTRNGKTVKAPVRDKCPSCAPGHIDLSLPAFRQLADPNLGNVGVTWKFVRS comes from the coding sequence ATGCGAGCGACCCGCTGGAGCGCCGCCGTGGCCGCGGCGCTGGCGCTGGTCCTGCCCGGCACAGCCGAGGCCGCCATCCCCATCGGCCAGCCCGTCAGCGGCAACACCACCTACTACACGGACTCCGGCTACGGGGCCTGCGGCACCTGGCTCAACGCCTCGACCGAGCTGCTGGTCGCGGTCTCGGCGAGCTACTGGACCACCGCGAACCCGAACAACGACCCGCTGTGCAAGGGGATCTCGGTGGAGGTGACCCGCAACGGCAAGACGGTCAAGGCGCCGGTGCGCGACAAGTGCCCGAGCTGCGCGCCGGGTCACATCGACTTGAGCCTGCCCGCGTTCCGCCAGCTCGCCGACCCGAACCTGGGCAACGTCGGGGTCACCTGGAAGTTCGTCCGCTCCTGA
- a CDS encoding heme/hemin ABC transporter substrate-binding protein gives MRGRLRAALLTCVAGLLAGCVAVPPPGAAEEPARPGAPRTPLAQLTGLADPRSHTGPTTAVVEQADITPVATDPRPALPATVTDDQGASVTVTDASRILALDVSGTLAATVFGLGLGPNVVGRDVSTGFPAAQDLPLVTVNGHQLNAEAIVNLRPTVILTDTTLGPWDAMLQLRDMGVPVVVVTHKRGMDTNAAIVHDVAAALGVPEQGRALADRMAREIAATTEAVSRLAPAEPDRKLRVVFLYLRGQAGVYYLFGKGSGADSLITALGAVDVATEVGIDGMRPVNPEALTRAKPDVILMMTKGLESVGGAEGALEVPGIAQTPAGERRRFVDMSDHQVLGFGPLTASVLDGLARALYAPEGS, from the coding sequence ATGCGCGGACGTCTCCGAGCTGCCCTGCTGACCTGCGTGGCGGGACTGCTCGCCGGGTGCGTCGCCGTCCCACCGCCCGGCGCCGCCGAGGAACCCGCGCGACCGGGCGCGCCCCGCACCCCGCTGGCCCAGCTCACCGGCCTCGCCGACCCCAGGAGCCACACCGGTCCCACGACCGCCGTCGTCGAGCAGGCCGACATCACCCCCGTCGCCACCGACCCGAGGCCCGCGCTCCCGGCCACCGTCACCGACGACCAGGGCGCCAGCGTCACGGTCACCGACGCCTCCCGCATCCTCGCCCTCGACGTCTCCGGAACCCTCGCCGCCACCGTCTTCGGGCTCGGCCTCGGCCCGAACGTCGTCGGCCGCGACGTCTCCACCGGCTTCCCCGCCGCCCAGGACCTCCCGCTGGTCACCGTCAACGGCCACCAGCTCAACGCCGAGGCCATCGTCAACCTCCGCCCCACCGTGATCCTGACCGACACCACCCTCGGCCCGTGGGACGCGATGCTCCAGCTGCGCGACATGGGCGTCCCGGTCGTCGTCGTGACCCACAAGCGCGGCATGGACACCAACGCCGCCATCGTCCACGACGTCGCCGCCGCGCTCGGCGTCCCCGAGCAGGGCCGGGCGCTCGCCGACCGCATGGCCCGCGAGATCGCCGCGACCACCGAGGCCGTCTCCCGCCTCGCGCCCGCCGAACCGGACCGCAAGCTCCGCGTCGTCTTCCTGTACCTGCGCGGGCAGGCCGGGGTGTACTACCTGTTCGGCAAGGGGTCCGGCGCGGACTCGCTGATCACCGCGCTCGGCGCGGTCGACGTGGCCACCGAGGTCGGCATCGACGGGATGCGCCCGGTCAACCCCGAGGCGCTCACCAGGGCCAAGCCCGACGTGATCCTGATGATGACCAAGGGCCTGGAGTCGGTCGGCGGCGCGGAGGGCGCGCTGGAGGTGCCCGGCATCGCGCAGACCCCGGCGGGGGAGCGCCGCAGGTTCGTGGACATGAGCGACCACCAGGTGCTCGGCTTCGGCCCGCTCACCGCCTCGGTCCTGGACGGCCTCGCCCGCGCCCTGTACGCGCCGGAGGGCTCGTGA
- a CDS encoding FAD-dependent oxidoreductase, whose amino-acid sequence MSPQVTIVGAGLGGLTLARVLHVHGITAAVYDADPSPWSRPQGGQLDIHEHNGQAALAEAGLTAEFRAIVHEGAQATRVLAPDGAVLLDEPDDGAGVRPEVLRGDLRRVLLDSLPAGTVRWGKKLVRATARGAGRHELAFADGTTTRTDVLVGADGAWSKVRPLLSDAIPQHTGMTAVETYLLDADRRHPEAAEAVGSGAMYALTPGKGVIAHREAGGVLHTYVELLRDAEWFAAVDFGDRAAATARIAAEFADWAPELTALITDGDTAPVARMIHALPDEHRWERVPGVTLIGDAAHLMPPSGEGANLAMFDGSELGKMIAAHPGDVERAFALHEEAMFARSAAEAVEAHATVELCLGEDAPFGLIALLGGNAPVSA is encoded by the coding sequence ATGTCACCACAGGTCACGATCGTCGGCGCGGGCCTGGGCGGACTCACCCTCGCCCGAGTCCTCCACGTCCACGGCATCACCGCGGCGGTCTACGACGCCGACCCGTCACCCTGGTCCAGGCCCCAGGGCGGCCAGCTCGACATCCACGAGCACAACGGGCAGGCAGCGCTGGCCGAGGCCGGGCTCACCGCCGAGTTCCGCGCGATCGTCCACGAGGGCGCCCAGGCCACGCGGGTCCTCGCCCCGGACGGCGCGGTGCTGCTCGACGAGCCGGACGACGGCGCCGGGGTGCGCCCCGAGGTGCTGCGCGGCGACCTGCGCCGCGTCCTGCTCGACTCCCTGCCCGCCGGAACGGTGCGGTGGGGCAAGAAACTCGTCCGCGCCACCGCGCGCGGCGCGGGCAGGCACGAGCTGGCCTTCGCGGACGGGACCACCACCCGCACCGACGTCCTGGTCGGCGCGGACGGCGCGTGGTCGAAGGTCCGCCCGCTGCTGTCGGACGCGATCCCGCAGCACACCGGCATGACCGCCGTCGAGACCTACCTGCTCGACGCCGACCGGCGGCACCCCGAGGCGGCGGAAGCCGTTGGCAGCGGCGCGATGTACGCGCTCACGCCGGGCAAGGGCGTCATCGCGCACCGCGAGGCGGGCGGGGTCCTGCACACCTACGTCGAGCTGCTGCGCGACGCCGAGTGGTTCGCGGCGGTGGACTTCGGCGACCGGGCCGCCGCGACCGCGCGGATCGCGGCCGAGTTCGCGGACTGGGCGCCCGAGCTGACCGCGCTGATCACCGACGGCGACACCGCGCCGGTCGCGCGCATGATCCACGCGCTGCCGGACGAGCACCGCTGGGAGCGCGTTCCGGGCGTGACGCTGATCGGCGACGCCGCCCACCTGATGCCGCCGTCCGGCGAGGGCGCGAACCTGGCGATGTTCGACGGGTCCGAGCTGGGGAAGATGATCGCCGCGCACCCCGGTGACGTGGAGCGGGCGTTCGCGCTGCACGAGGAGGCGATGTTCGCGCGCAGCGCGGCGGAGGCCGTGGAGGCGCACGCGACCGTGGAGCTGTGCCTGGGCGAGGACGCGCCGTTCGGGCTGATCGCGCTGCTGGGCGGGAACGCGCCGGTGAGCGCCTGA
- a CDS encoding heme ABC transporter ATP-binding protein, whose amino-acid sequence MAVKQLHAFAARPGEVAARAREVVVLARGNRLVDGVSVDLVAGEVLVLVGPNGAGKSTLLAALAGDRAADGGVVEIAGRPVADWSPAALARTRAVLPQHNPVAFPFPVRAVVEMGRAPWRGTEDEDHDEAEVAAALADTGLVELANRPHTRLSGGEQARAALARVLAQGTGILLLDEPTAALDVRHQEQVMALARGRADAGAAVLVVLHDLGLAAAHADRVAVLADGRLIEAGPPEQVCTAELLTQVYRHPVEVFPHPRTGKPVVLPVRGDGGV is encoded by the coding sequence GTGGCTGTGAAGCAGCTGCACGCCTTCGCCGCGCGACCCGGCGAGGTCGCCGCCCGCGCCCGCGAGGTCGTCGTGCTGGCGCGCGGGAACCGGCTCGTGGACGGCGTCAGCGTCGACCTGGTCGCCGGTGAGGTGCTCGTGCTGGTCGGGCCCAACGGCGCGGGCAAGTCCACCCTGCTCGCCGCGCTCGCCGGTGACCGCGCGGCCGACGGCGGGGTCGTGGAGATCGCCGGGCGCCCGGTCGCAGACTGGTCCCCGGCCGCGCTCGCCAGGACCCGCGCCGTGCTGCCGCAGCACAACCCCGTGGCGTTCCCGTTCCCGGTCCGCGCGGTCGTGGAGATGGGGCGCGCGCCCTGGCGCGGCACCGAGGACGAGGACCACGACGAGGCCGAGGTCGCCGCAGCGCTGGCCGACACCGGGCTCGTGGAGCTCGCGAACCGCCCGCACACCAGGCTCTCCGGCGGCGAGCAGGCCCGTGCCGCGCTGGCCCGCGTGCTCGCCCAGGGAACCGGGATCCTGCTGCTGGACGAGCCCACCGCCGCGCTGGACGTGCGCCACCAGGAGCAGGTGATGGCGCTGGCACGCGGGCGCGCCGACGCGGGCGCCGCCGTCCTGGTCGTGCTGCACGACCTCGGGCTGGCCGCGGCGCACGCCGACCGGGTCGCGGTGCTCGCGGACGGTCGGCTGATCGAGGCCGGGCCGCCGGAACAGGTGTGCACGGCCGAATTGCTCACGCAGGTCTACCGGCACCCGGTCGAGGTGTTCCCGCACCCCCGCACCGGCAAGCCGGTCGTCCTGCCGGTACGCGGGGATGGTGGGGTGTGA
- a CDS encoding TetR/AcrR family transcriptional regulator, with product MVPMTSGAQRGRRRADALSKERIVEAAIGILDAEGEKALTFRALTTRLATGAGAVYWHVANKDELLAVATGDVVGRVLAGVRGGADPEEDVRVLALGLFDAIDAHPWVGAQFAREPWQPALLDVFEAIGGLVAALGVPERAQFDCASALGNYVLGVAGQNAANARLAPKGVERAEFLETIAERWRRHDPELRPHAHRMAAHLVEHDDRAQFLAGINLILAGIATIR from the coding sequence ATGGTGCCCATGACGAGCGGGGCACAGCGGGGGAGGCGGCGCGCCGACGCGCTCTCGAAAGAGCGGATCGTCGAGGCCGCGATCGGGATCCTCGACGCGGAGGGCGAGAAGGCGCTGACGTTCCGCGCGCTCACCACCCGGCTCGCGACCGGCGCGGGGGCCGTCTACTGGCACGTCGCGAACAAGGACGAGCTGCTCGCCGTGGCCACGGGCGACGTCGTCGGCCGCGTCCTGGCCGGGGTGCGGGGCGGTGCGGACCCCGAGGAGGACGTCCGGGTCCTCGCGCTCGGGCTGTTCGACGCGATCGACGCGCACCCCTGGGTCGGGGCCCAGTTCGCCCGCGAACCGTGGCAGCCCGCCCTGCTGGACGTCTTCGAGGCCATCGGCGGGCTGGTCGCCGCGCTGGGCGTGCCCGAGCGGGCGCAGTTCGACTGCGCGTCCGCGCTCGGCAACTACGTCCTCGGCGTCGCCGGGCAGAACGCCGCCAACGCCCGCCTCGCCCCGAAGGGGGTGGAGCGGGCGGAGTTCCTGGAGACCATCGCCGAGCGGTGGCGGCGGCACGACCCCGAGCTGCGCCCGCACGCGCACCGGATGGCGGCGCACCTGGTCGAGCACGACGACCGGGCGCAGTTCCTCGCCGGGATCAACCTGATCCTGGCGGGCATCGCGACCATCCGGTAG
- a CDS encoding HtaA domain-containing protein has product MRVTSAVLAAGVLLVVAPGPASAQEESAEPPVTTTTAPPSVVPSTSDSAPSSAANPTSEVRKAQESSATTTTTTTTAPQTCELTPTTVGKGDLLWGFKKSFRQYVGVGIGGAAGNSITATDGATITAVDEVVRDGKPNPTGVPTGAYRFSFQGAEFRTRSDFTAHYRGKVEFSYPTHFFTLVLKDPSIKVSGATATMQADIALRADPGAPAQPVDLPDVALANLDLGGGNHTGAAGSLSWTGVPSTLTSAEAFASFYQAGTALDPVDLAVAADCAKLPEGPPAAPPGATPPAQAAGGGGDLVPEVRHRPAQQLANTGSDVEDVLWLGVSLLLAGTAVLLAAYRPARR; this is encoded by the coding sequence GTGAGGGTCACCAGCGCGGTCCTCGCGGCCGGGGTGCTGCTCGTCGTGGCTCCCGGACCGGCGTCGGCGCAGGAGGAGAGCGCGGAGCCCCCGGTGACGACGACCACGGCTCCCCCCTCGGTCGTGCCGTCCACTTCGGACTCCGCGCCGAGCTCCGCGGCGAACCCGACGTCCGAGGTGCGCAAGGCCCAGGAGAGCAGCGCCACCACCACGACGACGACCACCACCGCGCCCCAGACCTGCGAGCTGACCCCGACCACGGTCGGCAAGGGCGATCTGCTGTGGGGCTTCAAGAAGAGCTTCCGGCAGTACGTGGGCGTCGGCATCGGCGGCGCGGCGGGCAACTCCATCACGGCCACCGACGGCGCGACCATCACCGCCGTCGACGAGGTGGTCCGCGACGGCAAGCCCAACCCGACCGGCGTGCCCACCGGCGCCTACCGGTTCTCCTTCCAGGGCGCGGAGTTCCGCACCAGGAGCGACTTCACCGCGCACTACCGGGGCAAGGTCGAGTTCTCCTACCCGACGCACTTCTTCACCCTGGTGCTCAAGGACCCGTCGATCAAGGTCAGCGGGGCCACCGCGACGATGCAGGCCGACATCGCCCTGCGCGCCGATCCGGGAGCGCCCGCGCAGCCGGTCGACCTGCCGGACGTGGCGCTGGCGAACCTGGACCTCGGCGGGGGGAACCACACCGGGGCGGCCGGATCGCTGTCCTGGACCGGGGTTCCGTCGACGCTGACCAGCGCCGAGGCGTTCGCGAGCTTCTACCAGGCCGGGACGGCGCTGGACCCGGTCGACCTCGCGGTCGCCGCCGACTGCGCCAAGCTCCCCGAAGGACCGCCCGCCGCGCCCCCCGGCGCCACGCCGCCCGCGCAGGCCGCGGGTGGTGGCGGCGACCTCGTGCCCGAGGTCCGCCACCGGCCGGCCCAGCAGCTGGCCAACACCGGCAGCGACGTGGAGGACGTGCTGTGGCTGGGGGTCTCGCTGCTGCTGGCCGGGACCGCCGTGCTGCTGGCCGCCTACCGCCCCGCGCGCCGCTGA
- a CDS encoding DMT family transporter, which yields MAWVVLVLSGIFETVWAAALGASRGFTRLGPSLLFGAALLVSMGGLAFALRTIPLGTGYAVWVGIGAVGTVVYGIVALQEPASVLRLLCVALIVGGVLGLKVLH from the coding sequence ATGGCATGGGTCGTTCTTGTGCTCTCCGGGATCTTCGAGACGGTGTGGGCCGCGGCGCTGGGCGCGTCACGCGGGTTCACCCGCCTCGGCCCCAGCCTGCTGTTCGGCGCGGCCCTGCTCGTGAGCATGGGCGGACTGGCGTTCGCGCTGCGGACCATTCCCCTGGGCACCGGGTACGCGGTGTGGGTCGGCATCGGCGCGGTCGGCACGGTGGTCTACGGCATCGTCGCGCTGCAGGAACCGGCCTCGGTCCTGCGCCTGCTGTGCGTCGCGCTGATCGTCGGCGGCGTGCTGGGCCTGAAGGTCCTGCACTAG
- a CDS encoding WxL protein peptidoglycan domain-containing protein: MTARTLAALLIPPLLLLGPAPLAAAQESPSVTWGVRPADNALGKARPNFGYTAAPGAVIADELLVTNHERRALTFRVYAADAFTTSSGQLDLLPAGTPSEHVGTWVAFGQGEVTVQAGQTVPVPFTVSVPASATPGDHSGGVVTSLGVADASSGITVDRRLGSRMHVRVGGALAPSLEVRDLTVDYAGSANPVGPGSAKVSYTVVNTGNTRLTATQSVRVEGPFGWLSADAEAAALPELLPGESATREAVASVLPSGRITAAVTLVSMVPGGTALEPVVGTGDVLAIPWAAVISLLLLLCAALGLRARARARRAGEERRIAAAVDAALNRDRAVSGTSQIGRNTEAEAGTEAEAGPATESDEAVKP, encoded by the coding sequence ATGACCGCCCGGACGCTCGCCGCGCTCCTGATCCCACCACTGCTGCTGCTCGGCCCGGCCCCGCTCGCCGCCGCGCAGGAGAGCCCGAGCGTGACCTGGGGCGTGCGCCCCGCCGACAACGCCCTGGGCAAGGCACGACCGAACTTCGGCTACACCGCCGCGCCCGGCGCGGTGATCGCCGACGAGCTGCTCGTCACCAACCACGAGCGGCGGGCGCTGACGTTCCGCGTGTACGCCGCCGACGCCTTCACCACCTCGTCCGGGCAGCTCGACCTGCTGCCCGCGGGCACCCCGTCCGAGCACGTGGGCACGTGGGTGGCCTTCGGGCAGGGCGAGGTGACCGTGCAGGCCGGGCAGACCGTCCCGGTCCCCTTCACGGTGAGCGTCCCGGCGTCCGCGACCCCCGGCGACCACAGCGGTGGCGTGGTGACCTCGCTGGGCGTGGCCGACGCCTCCTCCGGCATCACCGTGGACCGCAGGCTCGGCTCACGGATGCACGTCCGCGTCGGCGGCGCGCTCGCGCCGTCGCTGGAGGTCCGCGACCTGACCGTCGACTACGCGGGCTCGGCGAACCCGGTCGGCCCCGGCTCGGCGAAGGTCAGCTACACCGTCGTCAACACCGGCAACACGCGGCTGACCGCGACCCAGTCGGTGCGCGTCGAAGGGCCGTTCGGGTGGCTGAGCGCAGACGCCGAGGCAGCCGCGCTCCCCGAGCTGCTGCCCGGTGAGAGCGCGACCCGCGAGGCCGTGGCGAGCGTCCTGCCGTCCGGTCGGATCACGGCGGCGGTGACGCTGGTCTCCATGGTACCCGGTGGGACGGCGTTGGAGCCCGTCGTCGGGACCGGTGATGTGCTCGCGATCCCGTGGGCGGCGGTGATCTCGCTGCTCCTGCTGCTGTGCGCGGCGCTGGGGCTGCGGGCGCGGGCTCGGGCACGTCGGGCGGGCGAGGAGCGCCGGATCGCGGCGGCCGTCGACGCTGCGCTGAACCGGGACCGGGCCGTGAGCGGGACGTCGCAGATCGGGAGGAACACCGAGGCGGAGGCCGGGACCGAGGCGGAGGCGGGACCCGCGACCGAGAGCGACGAGGCGGTGAAGCCCTGA
- a CDS encoding FecCD family ABC transporter permease codes for MTTTETRSAATETLPERPGGLRVVALFTGLAATFAVVTLVSTGTGQLGVPVSDVLASLAHRVGLAPAPLDRFTDSALWAIRFPRVVMTALVGGVLGVCGALMQGTFGNPLAEPGVVGVSSGAAVGACLSIVFNWTFLGAFTTPGVAFVAGLATTFAVYALARSDGRTGVVSMILTGVAVNAVAGAAIALLVFLGDQAAREQIVFWQLGSLAGSRWPYVALVAPLVVVTAIGALAVARKLDLLALGDRQARHVGVDVERLRLLVICLVAVGVSAAVSYTGVIGFVGLVVPHLVRMAVGPGHRVLVPASLLGGAVLLSAADLLARTLVAHADLPIGMVTALVGGPFFFWLLHRTRSAEGGWL; via the coding sequence GTGACCACCACCGAGACCCGTTCCGCCGCAACGGAAACGCTCCCCGAACGGCCCGGCGGGCTCCGCGTCGTGGCCCTGTTCACCGGCCTCGCCGCGACCTTCGCCGTCGTCACGCTCGTCTCCACCGGCACCGGGCAGCTCGGCGTCCCCGTCTCCGACGTGCTCGCCTCCCTCGCCCACCGCGTCGGCCTCGCGCCCGCCCCGCTGGACCGCTTCACCGACAGCGCCCTGTGGGCCATCCGCTTCCCGCGCGTGGTGATGACCGCGCTCGTCGGCGGTGTCCTGGGCGTCTGCGGCGCGCTCATGCAGGGCACGTTCGGCAACCCGCTCGCGGAACCGGGCGTCGTCGGCGTCTCCTCGGGCGCGGCGGTCGGCGCGTGCCTGTCCATCGTCTTTAACTGGACGTTCCTCGGCGCCTTCACCACCCCCGGCGTCGCGTTCGTCGCCGGTCTGGCGACAACTTTCGCCGTCTACGCCCTCGCGCGCTCCGACGGCCGCACCGGTGTGGTGTCGATGATCCTCACCGGGGTCGCGGTCAACGCCGTCGCGGGCGCGGCCATCGCGCTGCTGGTGTTCCTCGGCGACCAGGCCGCGCGCGAGCAGATCGTGTTCTGGCAGCTGGGTTCGCTCGCCGGGAGCCGCTGGCCGTACGTCGCGCTGGTCGCCCCGCTCGTCGTCGTCACCGCGATCGGCGCGCTCGCCGTGGCCCGCAAGCTCGACCTGCTCGCGCTCGGCGACCGGCAGGCCCGGCACGTCGGCGTCGACGTGGAACGCCTGCGGCTGCTGGTGATCTGCCTCGTCGCGGTCGGCGTGTCCGCCGCCGTGTCCTACACCGGGGTGATCGGCTTCGTCGGACTGGTCGTGCCGCACCTGGTGCGCATGGCGGTCGGGCCGGGCCACCGCGTGCTGGTGCCCGCGAGCCTGCTCGGCGGCGCGGTCCTGCTGTCCGCCGCCGACCTGCTCGCCCGCACCCTCGTCGCCCACGCCGACCTGCCCATCGGCATGGTCACCGCGCTGGTCGGCGGGCCGTTCTTCTTCTGGCTGCTGCACCGGACCCGTTCCGCGGAAGGGGGGTGGCTGTGA
- a CDS encoding SGNH/GDSL hydrolase family protein, which yields MGSLLMSVVVAAGAAHGSGSLRHVALGSSFAAGPGVPDLKPGFPGACGRSTRNYPTLAAAAKGATLVDVTCGGATTANVLSEEQAGLPPQIQAVTADADVVTVTIGGNDVNYMGSLMAYGCQNSKAAKGRTKACPTVDRAAMLRGLDTLHERIGAVYAEIHRRAPDALVFALIYQAVLPAEGPSCSGLPLTDDQLAFERTVVARLEEATRSAARAHDVTVIDTTPITRDHGVCSAEPWMEPYAPPPGRVGYHPNEAGMAAVAELVAAYSWEQTRP from the coding sequence GTGGGTTCCCTGCTCATGTCCGTCGTGGTCGCGGCCGGCGCCGCGCACGGTTCGGGCAGCCTGCGCCACGTCGCGCTCGGCAGCTCCTTCGCCGCCGGACCGGGCGTGCCCGACCTCAAACCCGGCTTCCCCGGCGCCTGCGGCCGGTCCACCCGCAACTACCCGACGCTCGCCGCCGCCGCGAAGGGCGCGACCCTGGTTGACGTCACCTGCGGCGGCGCCACCACGGCCAACGTGCTCAGCGAGGAGCAGGCGGGCCTGCCACCGCAGATCCAGGCGGTCACCGCCGACGCCGACGTGGTCACGGTGACCATCGGCGGCAACGACGTCAACTACATGGGCAGCCTGATGGCGTACGGCTGCCAGAACAGCAAGGCCGCCAAGGGGCGCACCAAGGCCTGCCCGACCGTGGACCGCGCCGCCATGCTGCGCGGCCTGGACACCCTGCACGAGCGGATCGGCGCCGTCTACGCCGAGATCCACCGCCGCGCGCCCGACGCCCTCGTGTTCGCCCTGATCTACCAGGCCGTGCTCCCGGCCGAGGGGCCCTCGTGTTCGGGCCTGCCGCTCACCGACGACCAGCTCGCGTTCGAGCGCACCGTCGTCGCCAGGCTGGAGGAGGCCACCCGGAGCGCCGCGCGGGCGCACGACGTGACCGTCATCGACACTACGCCGATCACCCGCGACCACGGGGTGTGCTCCGCCGAACCGTGGATGGAGCCCTACGCCCCACCACCCGGCCGTGTCGGGTACCACCCGAACGAGGCGGGCATGGCTGCGGTGGCTGAACTGGTGGCCGCGTACTCGTGGGAGCAAACGCGTCCCTGA
- a CDS encoding HhH-GPD-type base excision DNA repair protein yields the protein MIPELCLAQDPDSDHLLSTNPLALLLGMLLDQQIPMEKAFKGPKLISDRMGGLSVHRIAEADPEEFAGIVAEKPAVHRFPGSMAKRLQVLAQHLVEHYDGQPTLIWTRGEPTGAEVRKRLEALPGFGAQKAAIFLALLGKQFGLEAEGWREAAGAYGEEGSRRSVADVTDSASLLEVREFKKAAKAAAK from the coding sequence ATGATCCCCGAGCTGTGCCTGGCGCAAGACCCCGACTCCGACCACCTGCTCTCCACCAACCCCCTGGCCCTGCTGCTCGGGATGCTGCTCGACCAGCAGATCCCGATGGAGAAGGCCTTCAAGGGCCCGAAGCTGATCTCCGACCGCATGGGCGGGCTCAGCGTGCACCGGATCGCCGAGGCCGACCCCGAGGAGTTCGCCGGGATCGTCGCCGAGAAGCCCGCCGTCCACCGCTTCCCCGGTTCCATGGCCAAGCGGCTCCAGGTGCTCGCCCAGCACCTGGTCGAGCACTACGACGGCCAGCCCACCCTGATCTGGACCAGGGGCGAGCCGACCGGCGCGGAGGTGCGGAAGAGGTTGGAGGCGTTGCCGGGATTCGGGGCGCAGAAGGCCGCGATCTTCCTCGCGCTGCTCGGCAAGCAGTTCGGGCTGGAAGCGGAGGGGTGGCGCGAGGCCGCAGGCGCTTATGGCGAAGAGGGATCGCGTCGCAGCGTCGCCGACGTGACCGACTCGGCCTCGTTGCTGGAGGTCCGCGAGTTCAAGAAGGCCGCCAAAGCCGCTGCCAAGTGA